A region from the Pogoniulus pusillus isolate bPogPus1 chromosome 43, bPogPus1.pri, whole genome shotgun sequence genome encodes:
- the DENND4B gene encoding DENN domain-containing protein 4B isoform X2, producing MADEKPPQLVDYFVVAGLTDTSRLLEEESQQQRAARPCEHITDVAVIIRSQGEEVPHGFTCIETTTSGHPVELNAGLLNSPQMFICYKRSRDKPPLIELGVHYEGKDRPKPGYRILDTTPYSRSANLNSGGPGHQRTFLTYRRAAEPHGHNTLGVTDICLIMPSKGESTPHTFCRVDKNLNTSMWGPALYLCYKIAMAKANTLVYEAGLLGRYPEQDSESFPLPESVPVFCLPMGATIESWPDDTKYPLPVFSTFVLTGASGDKVYGAAIQFHEAFPRERLSEKQSLRLGLLSVVDRRPVPGRSLQTRKSICVLSHWPFFDVFRKFLMFIYRYSISGPHVLPLETHISHFMHNVPFPSPQRPRILVQMSPYDSLLLCRPVSSPLPLSGASFLTLLQNLGPDNAVALLVAVLTEQKLLIHSLRPDVLTSVGEALVAMIFPLRWQCPYIPLCPLALADVLCAPVPFIVGIHSSYFDLYEPPRDVIFVDLDTNTICHHQSEERKLLSPRSLPRRPCKVLLATLHSLSQQLDEMYCGPGDEASLELLLSDAEAARGRRAQLELEARAAFLRFMACALRGYRSFLRPIAPAAAARDTGSLFALQGFLKSRERAYHRFYGQLLRTQLFTQFIEDCSFASDRDPCLEFFDTCVDKVGAASSASPLHVPPTPSLRPPWQVQAELEKPEDTPLMELDDPRGGEHTVFITPPEQPAAPDGSELPARYRYDSFPTLRPELLEPPRDPLVAQLCQARSSAPSSPAPRRTKQEMKVAQRVAQKYSSVPDMWAKCLLGHCYGLWFLYLPTHVRAAPTKLRALQLAYDVLRKMEAHKVVLPDEVCYRILMQLCGQYGEPVLSVRVLLEMKRAGIVPNTITYGYYNKAVLESKWPAGTQGGRLRWAKLRNVVLGAAQFRQPLRQRERLAAAARAPSGDRACPVPRPSLQRQTTWAGRSLRDHPPAPRLVKSGSLSFPGSTHREGAQGGPGEPLIICPPLLPAAPDPLPARLRCAPGSAEGSLSDVSFATDESDRAEEGPASGGGPAGGTPRRGLAAKLQQLLSPGKRPPLRPAASTELPTGTHDPSACPRRGSEQREGDSLPRRSPAETLLRPRERPESTASESSVSLGSELDLSDASVGSTSIPKSEPQAEGASGQEQPAVEVLLSSCSRCQGCGVLVYDEEVMAGWTSDDSNLNTTCPFCGRSFVPFLSIEIQDFQVSPSVAKNGSPAPATMQGPVLSDRRHCLALDEGEIELCNGYPETAAPRRSERVAFAYLSPLVLRKELESLVENEGGELLAQPELVDSHPIIYWNLVWYFQRLALPSNLPCLLLGSQHVTLAPQGQPLDSPSVRVRLLWDVLSPEPDSCPPLYVLWRLHSNVPTRLRSWRPQGHPFSLAFLEALLSHVGLNEVHKAIALFLETLTAPGGPRHLQRSIYRELLFLTLAALGRDHTDIAAFDKKYKAAYAKLAGSLGKEELRRRRAQPPSSKAIDCRKSFGATLEC from the exons ATGGCGGATGAGAAGCCTCCACAGCTGGTGGACTATTTCGTGGTGGCTGGACTGACAGACACGTCgcggctgctggaggaggagagccagcagcagcgtGCAGCGCGGCCCTGCGAGCACATCACCGACGTGGCTGTCATCATCCGCTCGCAGGGCGAGGAGGTGCCCCACGGCTTCACCTGCATCGAGACCACCACCTCAGGGCACCCCGTGGAGCTCAACGCTGGGCTGCTCAACAGCCCCCAGATGTTCATCTGCTACAAGCGCAGCCGGGACAAGCCCCCTCTCATCGAGCTGGG GGTGCACTACGAGGGCAAGGACCGCCCGAAGCCGGGCTACAGGATTCTGGACACGACGCCCTACAGCCGCTCGGCCAACCTCAACTCAGGGGGGCCAGGACACCAGCGCACCTTCCTGACCTACCGGCGGGCAGCCGAGCCCCATGGCCACAACACGCTGGGGGTCACTGACATCTGCCTCATCATGCCCAGCAAGGGCGAGAGCACCCCCCACACATTCTGCCGGGTGGACAAGAATCTCAACACCAGCATG TGGGGTCCTGCCCTGTATCTGTGCTACAAGATCGCCATGGCCAAGGCCAACACCCTGGTCTATGAAGCAG GGCTGCTGGGGCGCTACCCCGAGCAGGACAGCGAGTCCTTCCCCCTGCCTGAGTCAGTGCCCGTCTTCTGCCTGCCCATGGGGGCCACCATCGAGAGCTGGCCAGATGACACCAAGTACCCCCTGCCTGTCTTCTCCACCTTCGTGCTGACCGGGGCTTCAGGAGACAAG GTGTACGGCGCAGCCATCCAGTTCCATGAGGCATTCCCGCGGGAGCGGCTGTCAGAGAAGCAGAGCCTgcgcctggggctgctcagcgtGGTGGACCGGCGGCCGGTGCCAGGACGCTCGCTGCAGACACGCAAGAGCATCTGCGTCCTGTCCCACTGGCCCTTCTTTGATGTCTTCCGCAAGTTCCTCATGTTCATCTACCGCTACTCCATCTCGGGGCCCCACGTGCTGCCCCTCGAGAC GCACATCTCGCACTTCATGCACAACGTTCCCTTCCCGTCCCCGCAGCGACCGCGCATCCTGGTCCAG ATGTCTCCATAtgacagcctgctgctgtgccgcCCTGTGTCCTCCCCACTGCCACTCAG tggtgccagcttCCTGACGCTGCTGCAGAACCTGGGCCCCGACAACGCAGTGGCACTACTGGTGGCTGTGCTGACCGAGCAGAAGCTGCTTATTCACTCCCTGCGCCCTGACGTCCTGACCAGCGTGGGCGAAGCCCTGGTGGCG ATGATCTTCCCCTTGCGCTGGCAGTGCCCCTACATCCCGCTGTGCCCGCTGGCGCTGGCTGACGTGCTGTGTGCCCCCGTGCCCTTCATTGTAGGCATCCACTCCAGCTACTTCGACCTCTATGAGCCCCCCAGGGACGTCATCTTCGTCGACCTGGACACCAACACCATCTGTCACCACCA GAGCGAGGAGCGCAAGCTGCTGTCCCCCCGCTCCCTGCCCCGCCGGCCCTGcaaggtgctgctggccacgctgcacagcctctcccagcagctggaTGAGA TGTACTGCGGGCCAGGGGATGAGGCctcactggagctgctgctgagcgacGCGGAGGCAGCTCGGGGccgcagggcacagctggagctggaggctcGTGCAGCCTTCCTGCGCTTCATGGCCTGTGCCCTGCGCGGGTACCGCAGCTTCCTGCGCCCCATCGCGCCCGCGGCCGCCGCCCGTGACACTGGCAGCCTCTTCGCCCTGCAAG GGTTCCTCAAGTCCCGGGAGCGGGCATACCACCGCTTCTATGGGCAGCTGCTGCGCACGCAGCTCTTCACCCAGTTCATCGAGGACTGCTCCTTCGCCAGCGACCGTGACCCCTGCCTCGAGTTCTTCGATACCTGCGTGGATAAGgtgggtgctgccagctccGCGTCCCCTCTGCATGTCCCCCCAACCCCAAGTCTCCGTCCCCCCTGGCAGGTGCAGGCAGAACTGGAGAAACCAGAGGACACTCCACTGATGGAGCTGGATGACCCCCGGGGGGGTGAGCACACTGTCTTCATCACCCCCCCCGAGCAGCCTGCGGCCCCTGACGGCTCCGAGCTGCCTGCGCGGTACCG ctatgACAGTTTCCCCACCCTGCGGCCTGAGCTCCTGGAGCCCCCCCGGGACCCACTGGTGGCCCAGTTGTGCCAGGCCAGAAGCAGtgctcccagcagcccagccccacgcaGGACCAAGCAG GAGATGAAGGTGGCCCAGCGGGTGGCCCAGAAGTACTCCTCAGTGCCCGACATGTGGGCCAAGTGCCTGCTGGGCCACTGTTACGGGCTCTGGTTCCTCTACCTGCCCACCCACGTCCGTGCTGCCCCCACCAAGCTGCGGGCACTGCAGCTGGCATATGATGTCCTGCGCAAGATGGAAGCTCACAAAGTAGTGCTGCCGGATGAA GTCTGCTACCGCATCCTGATGCAGCTGTGCGGGCAGTACGGGGAGCCGGTGCTGTCGGTGcgggtgctgctggagatgaAGCGCGCTGGCATCGTGCCCAACACCATCACCTACGGCTACTACAACAAG GCAGTTCTGGAGAGCAAGTGGCCAGCAGGCACCCAGGGCGGCCGCCTGCGCTGGGCCAAGCTCCGCAAcgtggtgctgggggctgcccagTTCCGACAGCCCCTGCGGCAGCGCGAGCGCCTGGCAGCCGCCGCCAGGGCACCCTCTG GTGACCGAGCATGCCCAGTGCCTCGTCCCAGCCTGCAGCGCCAAACCACCTGGGCTGGACGCAGCCTGCGGGACCACCCTCCGGCCCCCCGCCTGGTGAAGAGCGGCAGCCTCAGCTTCCCTGGCAGCACCCACCGTGAGGGGGCCCAGGGGGGGCCAGGAGAACCACTTATTATCTGCCCCCCActtcttcctgcagccccagacCCGCTGCCTGCCCGGTTGCGGTGTGCCCCCGGCTCTGCCGAAGGGAGCCTGTCCGATGTCAGCTTTGCCACGGACGAGAGTGACCGGGCAGAGGAGGGGCCGGCGAGTGGCGGGGGCCCGGCAGGGGGCACACCGCGGCGGGGGCTGGCggccaagctgcagcagctcctgtcccCTGGCAAACGGCCCCCGCTGcgcccagctgccagcaccgAGCTCCCTACCGGGACCCACGACCCCTCCGCCTGCCCGCGCCGGGGCTCCGAGCAGCGTGAGGGGGACTCCCTGCCACGCCGCAGCCCTGCCGAGACCTTGCTTCGCCCGCGGGAGCGCCCTGAGTCCACGGCTTCTGAG AGCTCCGTCTCACTGGGCAGTGAGCTGGACCTGTCAGATGCCTCCGTGGGCAGCACCAGCATTCCCAAGTCTGAGCCACAGGCTGAGGGGGCatctgggcaggagcagcccgCTGTGGAG GTGCTGCTGTCCAGCTGCTCGCGCTGCCAGGGCTGCGGCGTGCTGGTGTATGACGAGGAGGTCATGGCCGGGTGGACCTCTGACGACTCCAACCTCAACACCACCTGCCCCTTCTGCGGCCGCTCGTTCGTCCCCTTCCTCAGCATTGAGATCCAGGACTTCCAGGTGTCCCCCAG TGTGGCCAAGAAtggctcccctgctccagccaccATGCAAGGACCGGTGCTCAGCGACCGCCGCCACTGCCTGGCGCTGGACGAGGGCGAGATAGAGCTCTGCAACGGGTACCCGGAGACAGCG gcacCACGGCGGTCAGAACGGGTGGCCTTTGCCTACCTGAGCCCCCTGGTGCTGcggaaggagctggagagcttGGTGGAGAATGAGGGCGGTGAGCTGCTCGCACAGCCGGAGCTGGTGGACAGCCACCCCATCATCTACTGGAACCTGGTCTGGTACTTCCAGCGCCTGGCGCTGCCCAGCAACctaccctgcctgctcctgggctcccAGCATGTCACCCTGGCCCCGCAG GGGCAACCCCTGGACTCCCCCAGTGTCCGCGTCCGGCTGCTCTGGGATGTCCTGAGTCCTGAGCCTGACAGCTGCCCCCCGCTTTATGTTCTCTGGAGGCTTCACA GCAATGTCCCCACGAGGCTGCGCTCCTGGCGGCCTCAGGGCCACCCCTTCTCACTGGCCTTCCTGGAGGCCCTGCTGAGCCACGTGGGGTTGAACGAGGTGcacaaagccattgccctcttCCTCGAGACCCTGACAGCCCCAGGAGGGCCCCGGCACCTGCAGAG gAGCATCTACCGGGAACTCCTCTTCCTCACGCTGGCGGCGCTGGGCAGGGACCACACAGACATCG CCGCCTTCGACAAGAAGTACAAAGCTGCCTATGCCAAGCTAGCAGGGAGCCTGGGCAAGGAGGAGCTGCGGCGGCGGCGAGCACAGCCGCCCAGCTCCAAAGCCATCGACTGCCGCAAGAGCTTCGGGGCCACCCTGGAGTGCTAG